One genomic window of Aliiroseovarius sp. M344 includes the following:
- a CDS encoding NTP transferase domain-containing protein, with protein MHPAPTLAVLIMAAGRSLRMGQDKLLLCDQNGQTLLEDRIIAATHNGYRVFVALPPDTPDRLRIVQNGHATPLICPNAAQGLGHSLSQAVAQLPPGLDSVLIMLADMPALSANDLEQVCAAFDPGRIVRGATPDRVPGHPVLIPAQYLDRLTRLIGDSGAQNALKDLPLKLVPLPEKNAIWDVDTPDDWQAWSKDH; from the coding sequence ATGCACCCTGCCCCAACCCTTGCTGTGCTTATCATGGCCGCAGGTCGATCACTGCGGATGGGGCAGGACAAGCTCTTGCTGTGTGATCAAAACGGCCAGACTTTGCTAGAAGATCGGATAATAGCCGCAACACACAACGGATACCGGGTTTTCGTGGCTTTGCCACCCGACACGCCGGATAGGTTGCGTATCGTTCAGAATGGACATGCCACACCATTGATCTGCCCGAACGCAGCTCAGGGTCTGGGCCACAGCTTGTCTCAGGCCGTGGCACAACTGCCACCTGGTCTTGATAGTGTCTTGATCATGCTGGCAGATATGCCAGCCCTTTCTGCCAACGATCTGGAACAAGTCTGCGCCGCATTCGATCCCGGGCGCATTGTGCGCGGGGCAACACCGGACCGGGTGCCCGGCCACCCGGTGCTTATCCCAGCGCAATATCTTGATCGGTTAACACGGCTCATCGGCGATAGCGGCGCACAAAACGCCTTAAAAGACTTGCCACTAAAATTGGTGCCCTTGCCGGAAAAGAACGCAATTTGGGATGTGGATACACCCGACGACTGGCAGGCATGGTCGAAAGATCATTAG
- a CDS encoding cystathionine gamma-lyase, whose amino-acid sequence MDKHAQRIAADLLHLRGQALSKGDPVALPLVSSSMFHLPGDPDGAAAYGRVDNPTWEALEHSLSVLEDAPCVAFPSGMAAISAALFATLKAGQTLLIPSDGYYVTRLLSARFLSQLGINIIERPTRAFADGGFGEIDVVFMESPSNPGLDLCDISAIAQAVRGQGGRTIVDNTTMTPFGQRPLDLEADVVVASDTKAPGGHSDVLMGHVATRDPAIREAVLEWRKVSGAIPAPHAAWLLHRGLETLEVRFERMCQTAEALAQALADHPTISAIRYPGLPGDPSHNLAKQQMSAFGFLLGLTLADKDSAERFISSCRLLRPATSFGGVHSSAERRARWGDDVADGFVRLSVGCEPTTELLDDLLMALNDL is encoded by the coding sequence ATGGACAAACACGCTCAAAGAATTGCGGCTGATCTGTTGCACCTGCGCGGGCAGGCCCTGTCGAAGGGCGATCCGGTGGCCTTGCCGCTTGTTTCAAGTTCAATGTTTCACTTGCCAGGCGACCCTGACGGTGCGGCGGCATACGGGCGGGTCGACAACCCGACTTGGGAAGCGCTGGAGCACAGCTTGTCGGTGCTTGAGGATGCGCCTTGTGTTGCTTTTCCCTCAGGCATGGCCGCGATCTCGGCGGCCTTGTTTGCAACGTTGAAGGCCGGACAGACGCTGCTGATCCCATCCGACGGCTATTACGTCACCCGACTTTTGTCGGCCCGGTTCCTGTCGCAGCTTGGCATAAATATCATCGAAAGACCGACCCGCGCCTTTGCGGATGGTGGGTTTGGTGAAATTGACGTGGTGTTCATGGAAAGCCCATCCAACCCCGGCCTTGATCTGTGTGATATCTCAGCAATCGCGCAGGCCGTGCGCGGGCAGGGCGGGCGGACGATTGTGGACAACACCACGATGACACCGTTCGGCCAACGACCGCTGGACCTTGAGGCAGATGTCGTTGTTGCCTCGGACACCAAAGCGCCGGGTGGGCATTCAGATGTTTTGATGGGCCATGTGGCAACGCGTGACCCCGCGATCCGTGAGGCAGTTTTAGAGTGGCGCAAAGTGTCAGGGGCGATCCCCGCGCCCCATGCGGCATGGCTTCTGCATCGCGGCCTCGAAACCTTGGAGGTGCGGTTTGAGAGGATGTGCCAGACCGCAGAGGCGCTGGCGCAGGCGTTGGCCGATCATCCGACCATCAGTGCCATCCGGTATCCCGGCCTGCCGGGCGACCCGTCACATAATCTGGCCAAACAGCAGATGTCCGCCTTCGGGTTCCTGCTTGGCCTGACCCTTGCAGACAAGGACTCGGCAGAGCGGTTTATCTCGTCCTGCCGCTTGCTCAGACCTGCCACATCCTTCGGCGGTGTTCACAGCTCTGCCGAACGCCGTGCGCGGTGGGGGGATGACGTTGCGGATGGGTTTGTGCGCCTGTCTGTCGGGTGTGAGCCGACAACAGAGTTGCTGGATGACCTGCTGATGGCGCTAAACGATCTGTAG
- a CDS encoding branched-chain amino acid ABC transporter permease has translation MDFLNAIVALSNFVLIPAMAYGSQLALGALGVTLIYGILRFSNFAHGDSMAFGAMVTILITWWFQSMGISIQPLPTALLALPFGIGVTALMLLATDRLVYRFYRQVKAKPIIFVMASMGVMFIMNGIVRFIIGPDDQRFDDGARFIINARDFKEWSGLDEGLAFKTSQGLTIVTAVIVVAVLFWFLNKTRTGKSMRAFSDNEDLALLSGINPERVVMITWIIVAGLITIAGVLYGLDKSFKPFTYFQLLLPIFASAIVGGLGNPLGAIAGGFVIAFSEVTVTYAWKKVATYVLPESLEPSGLVQLLSTDYKFAVSFVILIVVLLFKPTGLFKGQSV, from the coding sequence ATGGATTTTCTGAACGCCATCGTGGCACTTTCCAATTTCGTCCTGATCCCGGCAATGGCTTATGGCAGCCAATTGGCGCTGGGCGCGCTGGGCGTCACCTTGATTTATGGCATCCTTAGGTTCTCAAACTTCGCACATGGCGACAGCATGGCCTTTGGGGCGATGGTCACGATCCTCATCACATGGTGGTTTCAGTCCATGGGCATATCGATCCAACCCCTGCCCACCGCACTCTTGGCCCTGCCTTTCGGGATTGGCGTGACCGCGTTGATGCTGCTTGCCACCGACCGGTTGGTCTACCGGTTCTATCGCCAGGTCAAAGCCAAACCGATCATTTTTGTCATGGCCTCAATGGGTGTGATGTTCATCATGAACGGCATTGTACGCTTCATTATCGGCCCCGATGATCAACGCTTCGACGATGGCGCACGTTTCATTATCAACGCCCGAGACTTCAAAGAATGGTCAGGTCTGGACGAAGGCCTTGCGTTCAAAACCAGCCAGGGGCTGACCATTGTGACCGCGGTCATCGTTGTGGCCGTCTTGTTCTGGTTCCTCAACAAAACCCGCACCGGAAAATCCATGCGCGCCTTTTCCGACAACGAGGATTTGGCCCTTCTGTCCGGGATCAATCCCGAACGGGTCGTCATGATCACATGGATCATCGTCGCAGGTCTGATCACCATCGCGGGTGTTTTGTATGGGTTGGACAAAAGCTTCAAACCTTTCACCTATTTCCAGCTTCTTCTGCCGATCTTCGCTTCGGCCATTGTTGGTGGATTGGGCAACCCACTTGGTGCAATTGCAGGCGGCTTCGTCATCGCCTTTTCAGAAGTGACCGTCACTTATGCGTGGAAAAAGGTCGCGACCTATGTGCTGCCGGAAAGTCTGGAGCCGTCCGGCCTCGTCCAGCTTTTGTCCACTGACTATAAATTTGCGGTTAGCTTCGTCATTCTGATCGTCGTTTTGCTGTTCAAACCCACGGGTCTTTTCAAGGGGCAATCGGTATGA
- a CDS encoding TRAP transporter substrate-binding protein, with amino-acid sequence MKFTMKTAFMGAVALGITAGASFAQEVTLRCQHFLPTKGSTPLYFMTPWAEKVEKDSGGRIKVELYPAMQLGGAPQALYDQIRDGVIDCGWALPAYTPGRFPEAEAFELPFMTGRNAEASSKAAWEFSEKYLMERMGDVKLLATHVHGPGIIHKKGEPVMALEDFQSLKLRGPSRQANTLFETLGATPVGMPLPTFPESLSKGVVDGGVIPWEIVPPLKVHELVDSHTEIPGDRSLYNTFFIWAMNKDSYAKLPDDLKAVIDANSGLETSGWAGASFDTGDVIGREIVAATDNKIHELDPALVAEIRAIGDKQVEAWAADMTSKGLDGEGMVALAKELIAKYADN; translated from the coding sequence ATGAAATTTACCATGAAAACCGCGTTTATGGGCGCCGTAGCTTTGGGCATCACCGCAGGTGCCAGCTTCGCGCAGGAAGTCACCCTTCGGTGCCAGCATTTCCTACCAACGAAAGGGTCTACGCCGCTTTACTTCATGACCCCTTGGGCCGAGAAGGTTGAGAAAGATTCCGGTGGTCGGATTAAGGTCGAGCTTTATCCAGCCATGCAACTGGGTGGGGCGCCGCAAGCGCTTTATGACCAGATCCGCGACGGCGTGATCGATTGTGGCTGGGCATTGCCAGCCTATACACCGGGCCGTTTCCCGGAAGCCGAAGCTTTTGAATTGCCCTTTATGACCGGCCGTAATGCTGAAGCATCGTCAAAAGCCGCCTGGGAATTTTCGGAAAAATACCTGATGGAGCGCATGGGCGACGTCAAATTGCTGGCAACTCACGTTCATGGTCCGGGCATCATCCACAAGAAGGGTGAGCCGGTTATGGCGCTTGAGGATTTCCAGAGTTTGAAGCTGCGCGGTCCGTCGCGTCAGGCAAACACTCTGTTTGAAACTCTGGGTGCAACTCCGGTTGGCATGCCGTTGCCGACGTTCCCTGAAAGCCTGTCAAAAGGTGTTGTTGATGGTGGGGTGATTCCATGGGAAATCGTTCCGCCGCTTAAGGTGCACGAGCTTGTCGACAGCCATACTGAAATTCCCGGTGATCGTTCGCTCTATAACACGTTCTTCATCTGGGCGATGAACAAGGACAGCTATGCCAAGTTGCCCGATGATCTGAAAGCTGTGATCGACGCGAACTCCGGACTGGAAACCTCGGGTTGGGCCGGTGCGTCTTTTGACACCGGTGACGTGATCGGTCGCGAGATTGTGGCCGCCACGGACAATAAGATTCACGAACTGGACCCAGCCTTGGTTGCGGAGATCCGGGCGATCGGGGACAAGCAGGTCGAAGCTTGGGCTGCGGACATGACGTCTAAGGGTCTTGATGGTGAAGGTATGGTTGCATTGGCCAAAGAACTTATCGCCAAATACGCTGACAACTGA
- a CDS encoding TRAP transporter small permease, which yields MEFASRWMAYSGGAILVAIALTTVVSIIGRTFSGFGLSPVKGDYEIVEMGCAVAVFAFMPWCQLKRGHVTVDIFISKLSDRTQAILGLIGDLFLTGAAFIILWRLWLGFGEKFPFGSDAVRSIFGMGSKPFFAESTYELEIPLWIPFGLCLIGAAFFLIVAAYSVWRSFNWVLDGKEQRV from the coding sequence ATGGAATTTGCCAGTCGCTGGATGGCCTATTCCGGGGGCGCTATTTTGGTCGCAATCGCCCTGACCACCGTTGTTTCGATCATCGGCCGGACGTTTTCGGGTTTTGGTTTGAGCCCCGTAAAAGGTGACTACGAGATCGTCGAAATGGGCTGCGCCGTGGCGGTGTTTGCCTTTATGCCATGGTGTCAGCTGAAACGTGGACATGTGACAGTCGATATTTTCATTTCCAAACTGTCGGACCGGACGCAGGCGATCCTTGGCCTGATCGGTGACCTGTTCCTGACAGGTGCTGCTTTTATCATCCTCTGGCGGTTGTGGCTTGGGTTTGGCGAGAAATTCCCTTTCGGCTCGGACGCCGTACGCAGCATATTTGGCATGGGGTCGAAACCCTTCTTTGCCGAAAGCACCTATGAATTGGAAATTCCGTTGTGGATCCCGTTTGGGCTTTGCCTGATCGGTGCTGCCTTTTTCCTGATCGTTGCCGCTTACTCCGTCTGGCGGTCTTTCAACTGGGTGCTTGACGGTAAGGAGCAACGGGTATGA
- a CDS encoding ABC transporter ATP-binding protein translates to MSQNPYQDVRGNKDASIVNPKGQGTLIPATGTAHQMHTGDAFLIGDSMTGGYGKSGPDILHDCTIAVGKGEIAVIVGPNGAGKSTGMKAMFGMLNLRQGSVRLDGEDITDLSPQARVRKGMGFVPQNQNIFTSMTVRENLEMGAFIREDDISETMAQVFELFPILHDKRNQAAGELSGGQRQQVAVGRALMTKPKVLMLDEPTAGVSPIVMDELFDRIIEVARTGISILMVEQNARQALEIADKGYVLVQGANAHTGTGKELLADPEVRKSFLGG, encoded by the coding sequence ATGAGCCAGAACCCCTATCAGGACGTGCGCGGCAACAAGGATGCCTCGATCGTCAATCCAAAAGGTCAGGGTACATTAATCCCGGCCACCGGCACCGCCCACCAGATGCACACCGGCGATGCGTTTCTGATCGGCGATAGCATGACAGGTGGGTATGGCAAGAGCGGCCCCGACATCCTGCATGACTGTACGATCGCGGTCGGCAAAGGCGAGATCGCAGTGATCGTCGGCCCAAATGGCGCGGGCAAATCGACGGGTATGAAAGCCATGTTCGGAATGCTGAACCTGCGACAGGGCTCGGTCCGGCTGGATGGTGAGGACATCACCGACCTCAGCCCACAAGCGCGGGTCCGCAAGGGTATGGGGTTCGTGCCGCAAAACCAAAACATCTTCACCTCGATGACGGTGCGCGAAAACCTTGAGATGGGCGCGTTTATCCGTGAAGACGATATTTCGGAAACGATGGCGCAAGTCTTTGAATTATTTCCGATCTTGCATGACAAACGCAACCAGGCGGCGGGCGAATTGTCCGGCGGACAGCGGCAACAGGTGGCCGTCGGCCGCGCGCTTATGACCAAACCCAAAGTGTTGATGCTGGACGAACCGACCGCGGGCGTCAGCCCCATCGTGATGGACGAGCTTTTTGACCGGATCATCGAGGTCGCACGCACCGGTATTTCGATCCTGATGGTCGAACAAAATGCCCGCCAAGCGCTTGAAATCGCAGACAAAGGCTATGTGCTGGTGCAGGGGGCCAACGCGCATACCGGCACAGGCAAAGAGCTTCTGGCAGACCCCGAAGTGCGCAAATCGTTTTTGGGGGGCTGA
- a CDS encoding branched-chain amino acid ABC transporter permease — MSQSIRTPLLFALVALLFILQGSTDWWIFAGSWNASLTILNMALISAIMALGVNLQWGYAGLFNVGIMGFVALGGLATVLVAMPHTPGTWSAGGLNILAGLILGAGTIMLVVWQNKRMAPGLARSLTMLATLILGFVIFRWVFDAGVIGVEAVNPAQTGYLGGLNPGGPDNYRAHGYMTLLAWPVGGLLAAGAAWIVGKTALGLRSDYLAIATLGIAEIILAVLKNEDWMARGVKNVIGLPRPVPYEIDLQQSADFVAKADAWGVDTTTASTIAVKLSYSALFTVVLIVLIILAQLSLNSPWGRMMRAIRDNEVAAQAMGKDVTRRHLQIFVLGSALCGLAGAMMTTLDGQLTPGTYQPLRYTFLIWVMVIVGGSGNNLGSVLGAFLIWFLWIQVEPIGYWFMSLVTSGMADGSALKTHLLDSAAHMRLFSMGVILLLVLRFSPRGLIPEK, encoded by the coding sequence ATGAGCCAGTCCATTCGCACGCCGCTGCTATTCGCGCTGGTCGCGCTTCTGTTCATCCTGCAAGGGTCAACCGATTGGTGGATTTTCGCAGGCAGCTGGAACGCATCGCTGACCATCCTGAACATGGCGCTGATCTCAGCCATCATGGCCCTGGGGGTTAACCTGCAATGGGGCTACGCGGGTCTGTTCAACGTCGGCATCATGGGCTTCGTGGCGCTGGGCGGTCTGGCAACCGTGCTTGTGGCAATGCCCCACACCCCCGGCACATGGAGTGCGGGCGGCCTGAACATCCTTGCCGGGCTTATCCTTGGCGCCGGTACCATCATGCTGGTCGTGTGGCAGAACAAGCGAATGGCCCCGGGCCTTGCGCGCAGTCTGACCATGCTGGCGACCCTGATTTTGGGATTTGTCATCTTTCGCTGGGTCTTTGACGCGGGCGTCATCGGCGTCGAGGCGGTGAACCCGGCGCAAACAGGTTATCTGGGGGGCCTGAACCCCGGTGGGCCAGACAATTACCGCGCCCATGGCTATATGACGTTGTTAGCCTGGCCGGTTGGCGGGCTGCTGGCCGCTGGGGCTGCGTGGATCGTCGGAAAAACGGCGCTTGGCCTTCGGTCTGATTATCTGGCCATTGCCACGCTTGGCATCGCCGAGATCATTCTGGCAGTTCTCAAGAACGAGGATTGGATGGCGCGCGGCGTGAAAAACGTAATCGGCCTGCCCCGCCCGGTGCCATATGAAATCGACCTGCAGCAAAGCGCCGATTTCGTGGCCAAAGCAGATGCCTGGGGTGTGGATACTACCACCGCGTCGACCATCGCTGTGAAGCTGTCCTATTCGGCCCTGTTCACCGTGGTGCTGATCGTGCTGATCATTTTGGCGCAGCTGTCGCTCAATTCGCCTTGGGGCCGCATGATGCGGGCCATTCGCGACAACGAGGTCGCCGCGCAGGCGATGGGCAAGGATGTCACCCGCCGACACCTGCAAATCTTTGTGCTCGGTTCGGCGCTTTGCGGTCTGGCGGGGGCGATGATGACGACGCTCGATGGGCAGCTGACGCCGGGCACCTACCAACCGCTGCGGTATACGTTCCTGATCTGGGTGATGGTGATCGTTGGCGGGTCCGGCAACAATCTGGGCTCGGTACTGGGCGCGTTCCTGATCTGGTTCTTATGGATTCAGGTCGAGCCGATTGGCTATTGGTTCATGTCGCTGGTCACTTCTGGAATGGCGGACGGGTCCGCGCTGAAAACGCACCTGCTGGATTCAGCGGCACACATGCGCCTGTTCTCGATGGGGGTCATCCTGCTTTTGGTCCTGCGCTTTAGCCCAAGGGGCCTCATTCCCGAGAAATAA
- a CDS encoding disulfide bond formation protein B: MRFLDRFSTLQLIAIAAASSALILAGAFGFQALGYAPCKLCLWQRWPHAAAIVIGGAAVASGQKALAWFGAIAAATTSALGFFHSGVERKLWDGPSSCSGGSVADLSVDDLLSQINQAPLIRCDEIPWEIMGITMANLNAVGSLALAVLWVVAATRKA, encoded by the coding sequence ATGAGATTTCTCGACCGTTTTTCGACCCTACAACTGATCGCCATCGCGGCGGCGTCGTCTGCTTTAATCCTTGCAGGCGCATTTGGCTTTCAGGCGCTGGGCTACGCGCCGTGTAAACTATGCCTGTGGCAACGCTGGCCACATGCAGCGGCCATCGTTATCGGCGGCGCGGCTGTGGCGTCGGGGCAAAAAGCACTGGCGTGGTTCGGCGCTATAGCTGCGGCGACAACCTCAGCGCTGGGCTTTTTCCATTCCGGGGTTGAGCGCAAATTGTGGGATGGACCAAGCTCGTGCAGCGGCGGCAGTGTGGCCGACCTGTCAGTCGACGATCTGTTGTCGCAAATCAACCAAGCGCCGCTGATCCGTTGCGATGAAATCCCGTGGGAAATCATGGGGATCACCATGGCCAACCTGAACGCGGTCGGGTCACTGGCGCTGGCAGTCCTTTGGGTTGTGGCGGCGACCCGAAAAGCCTGA
- a CDS encoding YqaA family protein, whose amino-acid sequence MIRRLYDWTMGLANTRHALWALAVVAFLESSVFPIPPDVLMIPMIIARPSRAFVIATVALVASVIGGAFGYFIGWGLFESVGQPVLEFYGKTGEFGHFAETYNQWGAWAVLIAGVTPFPYKVITILSGSTGLNFGVFMVASVIARGLRFFVVAALLWKFGAPIRDFIERRLGLMFILFVVILGGGFYLVKYL is encoded by the coding sequence ATGATCAGGCGTCTTTACGATTGGACTATGGGATTGGCGAATACCCGCCACGCGCTTTGGGCGCTGGCCGTTGTGGCCTTTCTGGAAAGCTCCGTGTTCCCGATCCCGCCGGACGTCTTGATGATCCCGATGATTATCGCGCGCCCGTCACGCGCTTTTGTGATCGCAACTGTCGCATTGGTGGCATCGGTCATTGGCGGCGCGTTTGGCTATTTCATCGGCTGGGGGTTGTTTGAAAGCGTGGGCCAGCCCGTGTTGGAGTTCTACGGCAAGACCGGAGAGTTCGGCCATTTCGCCGAGACCTATAACCAATGGGGCGCATGGGCGGTGCTGATCGCGGGCGTCACCCCCTTCCCTTACAAGGTCATAACCATCCTGTCGGGGTCCACGGGGTTGAACTTTGGGGTCTTCATGGTGGCCAGCGTGATCGCGCGTGGTCTCAGGTTCTTCGTGGTCGCCGCCCTGTTGTGGAAGTTTGGCGCGCCCATCCGCGACTTCATCGAACGTCGCCTTGGCCTGATGTTCATCCTGTTTGTCGTCATCCTTGGCGGCGGCTTCTATCTGGTGAAATACCTATGA
- a CDS encoding Hint domain-containing protein, whose translation MSLRDIRVQESIPIHWTGCSTTSPQHDPMRGRHSRNGITSSGVSANTRIETLRGSVAARDLQIGDQVKVLSGGFSTLRWVGTSRPQDDIGLPMRRYTADGNESTTLLTGEHLVLVSDPKIALLFGVDEVLCPAKHLVKAGFFVPDPSVNPTFVHLLFDTYELVQTGDDWVESLWPDMDQIRAVEPDTAQEIMTLLPKLSSRQGLASYIQTRPILDEREAAVLFG comes from the coding sequence TTGAGCTTGCGTGACATCCGAGTACAGGAATCCATTCCGATCCATTGGACGGGGTGTTCGACAACTTCACCACAGCATGATCCAATGCGCGGACGGCATTCCCGCAATGGCATCACGTCTTCTGGGGTGTCAGCCAATACACGTATCGAAACGCTTCGCGGATCGGTTGCGGCCCGCGACTTGCAGATTGGGGACCAAGTAAAAGTTCTTAGCGGTGGTTTTTCCACACTTCGCTGGGTTGGAACTTCGCGCCCTCAAGACGACATCGGATTGCCGATGCGTCGTTACACAGCTGATGGAAACGAAAGCACCACGCTGCTGACAGGCGAGCATTTGGTCTTGGTTTCGGATCCTAAAATCGCACTCCTTTTCGGGGTGGACGAAGTGCTGTGTCCTGCAAAACATCTGGTAAAGGCGGGCTTTTTTGTACCGGATCCCAGCGTGAACCCGACTTTTGTTCATTTGCTGTTCGATACCTATGAACTTGTTCAGACTGGTGATGATTGGGTTGAAAGCCTGTGGCCTGATATGGACCAGATCAGGGCCGTAGAACCGGATACTGCGCAGGAAATCATGACGCTTCTGCCCAAGCTTTCCAGCCGTCAAGGGCTCGCATCCTATATTCAGACCCGCCCGATTTTGGACGAACGCGAAGCTGCGGTGCTTTTTGGCTAG
- a CDS encoding neutral zinc metallopeptidase, with translation MKWQGRRGSRNIEDRRRMGGAAQVGGLGLLAVLAIGYFLGVDVSPFLQGGGAIGGGGTAEITEADKQAGEFVSVTLADTEEVWSEVFRTQVGETYTPTTLVLYKGVTQSPCGGASGATGPFYCPGDNKVYLDTAFFTTLSRQLGAKGDFAAAYVVAHEVAHHVQNELGILGQANSIRAQVSEAESNMISVRIELQADCYSGIWAREVQARFGTLERGDIAEAMNAARQIGDDTLQRSSGRVPMPHTFTHGTSEQRQSWFVRGYESGDMRSCDTFSAQQL, from the coding sequence ATGAAATGGCAAGGACGGCGTGGAAGCCGGAATATTGAAGACCGTCGGCGCATGGGCGGTGCAGCGCAGGTGGGCGGGCTTGGCCTGCTGGCCGTCTTGGCCATTGGATATTTCCTTGGGGTCGATGTGTCGCCATTCCTGCAAGGGGGCGGCGCCATTGGCGGCGGCGGGACAGCCGAAATCACCGAAGCCGACAAGCAGGCCGGTGAGTTCGTGTCGGTCACGCTGGCGGATACTGAGGAAGTGTGGAGCGAGGTGTTCCGCACCCAGGTCGGCGAAACCTATACGCCAACAACCCTTGTTCTTTACAAAGGCGTGACGCAAAGCCCTTGTGGCGGCGCATCCGGCGCGACGGGACCGTTTTACTGCCCGGGCGACAACAAGGTGTATCTGGACACAGCCTTTTTCACGACATTGTCGCGCCAACTTGGCGCAAAGGGTGATTTTGCGGCGGCCTATGTTGTGGCACATGAAGTGGCGCACCATGTCCAGAATGAGTTGGGCATATTGGGGCAGGCCAATTCCATCCGGGCTCAGGTTAGCGAAGCGGAAAGCAATATGATCTCGGTCCGGATCGAGCTTCAGGCGGATTGCTATTCCGGTATTTGGGCCCGCGAAGTGCAAGCCCGCTTTGGAACGTTGGAACGCGGCGACATCGCAGAGGCGATGAATGCGGCCCGTCAAATCGGTGACGACACACTGCAACGTAGTTCCGGTCGCGTGCCTATGCCGCATACTTTTACTCACGGAACCTCAGAACAACGACAAAGCTGGTTCGTCCGCGGCTATGAAAGCGGGGACATGCGCAGTTGCGACACGTTCTCGGCCCAACAGCTTTAA
- a CDS encoding TRAP transporter large permease, giving the protein MTGIELAIVAFALMLLAIFLRLPIGLAMGLTGFFGIWYLMGHPSVTLSQLKSLSYDTFSSYSLSIVPLFLLMGQFATKSGMSGALFEAASDWLGHRKGGVAMAAVGACAGFGAVCGSSLATASTMGQVALPEMRKRGYSDALSTGVLAAGGTLGILIPPSVILVIYAILTEQNIVKMFIAALVPGILAALGYMLTVAIMVRINPDSATTADRVPYSHRFKTLLSIWPVVVIFGLVMGGIAGDWNWTKTGVQALFTPTEGAAVGAVATGLYGVLTGGLTWKGFLDSILSTAQSTAMIFFIVLGAQIFNSFLAFTQAPQMLAEWVTSQGYSPLVVLTLMLVAYLIFGCVMDSLSMILLTIPIFYPIIEVLDFGLTPEEAGIWFGILALIVVEVGLITPPVGMNLFIINSMARDIPMSATYRGVAPFVLSDLIRVVVLVAFPGITLWLVGVMF; this is encoded by the coding sequence ATGACCGGGATCGAACTTGCAATTGTCGCCTTTGCGCTGATGCTGTTGGCAATCTTCCTGCGTCTGCCCATCGGGCTTGCGATGGGGCTGACAGGATTTTTCGGTATCTGGTACCTGATGGGGCATCCGTCGGTAACCCTTAGCCAACTTAAGTCTTTGTCTTATGATACCTTTTCCAGCTATTCGCTGTCGATCGTGCCGCTGTTTCTTCTGATGGGGCAGTTTGCCACCAAGTCCGGTATGTCCGGCGCGTTGTTTGAAGCGGCGAGCGACTGGTTGGGACATCGCAAGGGCGGCGTGGCCATGGCAGCTGTCGGGGCCTGTGCGGGCTTCGGCGCGGTTTGCGGATCATCGCTGGCGACCGCCTCGACAATGGGGCAGGTGGCCTTGCCCGAGATGCGCAAACGTGGCTATTCCGATGCGCTGTCGACTGGCGTTCTGGCGGCAGGCGGCACTCTGGGCATCCTGATCCCGCCTTCTGTTATTCTGGTGATCTATGCGATCCTGACCGAACAGAACATCGTGAAGATGTTTATTGCGGCCCTCGTGCCCGGTATTCTGGCCGCCTTGGGCTATATGCTGACCGTGGCGATCATGGTGCGCATCAACCCTGACAGCGCAACAACAGCCGACCGCGTGCCCTATAGTCACCGGTTCAAAACACTTCTGTCTATTTGGCCCGTGGTGGTCATTTTCGGCCTCGTCATGGGCGGGATTGCTGGTGATTGGAACTGGACAAAGACGGGCGTGCAAGCGCTGTTCACACCGACCGAAGGTGCGGCGGTGGGGGCTGTGGCAACCGGGCTTTATGGTGTCCTGACGGGTGGGCTGACGTGGAAGGGTTTTCTGGACAGTATCCTGTCGACCGCGCAATCAACTGCGATGATCTTTTTCATCGTGCTGGGCGCCCAGATTTTCAACTCGTTCCTTGCCTTTACCCAAGCCCCGCAAATGCTGGCCGAATGGGTGACATCGCAGGGCTATTCTCCGCTGGTTGTGCTGACGCTCATGCTGGTGGCCTATTTGATCTTCGGCTGCGTGATGGACAGCCTTTCGATGATCCTGCTGACCATTCCAATTTTCTATCCGATCATCGAGGTGCTCGACTTTGGCCTGACCCCAGAGGAAGCGGGGATCTGGTTCGGCATACTTGCCCTGATCGTGGTTGAGGTCGGGTTGATCACGCCACCCGTTGGCATGAACCTGTTCATCATCAACTCGATGGCGCGCGACATTCCGATGTCGGCAACCTATCGCGGGGTGGCTCCGTTTGTGTTGTCCGACCTGATCCGCGTTGTGGTTCTGGTGGCCTTTCCGGGCATCACGTTGTGGCTGGTCGGGGTCATGTTCTAG